One window from the genome of Osmerus mordax isolate fOsmMor3 chromosome 19, fOsmMor3.pri, whole genome shotgun sequence encodes:
- the LOC136963394 gene encoding E3 ubiquitin-protein ligase CBL-like, producing the protein MAGNPRRGAGLIGLMKDAFQPHHQPLQPHQPAVVDKKMVEKCWKLMDKVVRLCQNPKVALKNSPPYILDLLPDTYQHLRTILSRYEGKMETLGENEYFRVVMENLTNKIKQTMSLFKEAKERMYEENSQPRRNLTKLSLIFSHMLAELKAIFPNGLFQGDNFRITKADAAEFWRRSFADKTIVPWRTFRQALHEFHPISSGLEAMALKSTIDLTCNDYISVFEFDIFTRLFQPWSSLLRNWNSLAVTHPGYMAFLTYDEVKARLQRFIHKPGSYIFRLSCTRLGQWAIGYVTADGNILQTIPHNKPLFQALIDGYREGFYLFPDGRAQNPDLTGLCEPSPQDHIKVTQEQYELYCEMGSTFQLCKICAENDKDVKIEPCSHLMCTSCLTAWQESEGQGCPFCRCEIKGTEPIVVDPFHPKAGGSSGASFAGFQMQYGAEFAGAVSPGNDEEDDERLEDPHLIMSRLACAKVERPPSPVTPLPPVPPRMDLVQPRPPSSPGALGQGATPKISAPHRDKPLPLPPAQRELPPPPPPERPSPLPPPEARLQRRPLPSTPAEPSWASNYMIPRPATKVLPLQSNGDVEAARGKLPAQNAANAVYSIAIRPHPAPVVSSSDRPGASEENEYMSPTSLPAGAPWVMAGAVIPPPPPPQTTNNHHDSRSVVCDGDWEDPQVYESMCNIQAQAGAADALPPQAADSDHLYLPPAVPPHSMVEAESEDVYEYDYPRPVLPPAPARRALSDITGSSSSFSCLALDGAPPIEPTMFVAGPEPERPPKPLPRRVNSDRRPHPLTPEVPRGPSPGRSSVPSPCPSTSSSSSSLGPAPALPINGEIERLMSQGYSFQDIQKALMIAQNNLETAKNILREFVSIPSTAHILT; encoded by the exons ATGGCAGGAAATCCGAGAAGGGGCGCCGGTCTCATCGGGTTGATGAAGGATGCCTTTCAGCCCCATCATCAACCCCTCCAGCCTCATCAGCCTGCGGTCGTAGACAAGAAAATGGTGGAAAAATGCTGGAAACTTATGGATAAG GTGGTGCGTCTGTGCCAGAACCCAAAAGTGGCTCTGAAGAACAGTCCTCCCTACATCCTGGACCTGCTGCCAGACACCTACCAGCACCTGCGCACCATCCTCTCCCGCTACGAGGGCAAGATGGAGACCCTGGGGGAGAACGAGTACTTCCGGGTCGTGATGGAGAACCTGACCAATAAGATCAAGCAGACTATGAGCCTGTTCAAGGAGGCCAAGGAACGCATGTACGAGGAGAACTCCCAGCCCAG gCGAAACCTGACCAAGCTGTCTCTGATCTTCAGCCACATGCTGGCTGAACTGAAAGCCATCTTTCCCAACGGTCTCTTCCAGGGGGACAATTTCAGAATCACCAAAGCCGACGCTGCAGAGTTCTGGAGGAGGTCTTTTGCTGACAA AACCATAGTCCCGTGGAGAACATTCCGCCAGGCGCTCCATGAGTTCCACCCCATCAGCTCTGGGCTGGAGGCCATGGCCCTGAAATCCACCATCGACCTCACCTGCAACGACTACATCTCCGTCTTTGAGTTTGACATCTTCACCAGGCTCTTCCAG ccgTGGTCGTCTCTCCTGCGGAACTGGAACAGTCTAGCAGTCACCCACCCAGGGTACATGGCCTTCCTCACCTACGATGAGGTCAAGGCCAGATTACAGAGGTTCATCCACAAGCCtggcag CTACATCTTCAGACTGAGCTGCACCAGGCTGGGCCAGTGGGCCATCGGCTACGTCACAGCGGACGGCAACATCCTGCAGACCATCCCCCACAACAAGCCTCTGTTCCAGGCTCTCATCGACGGCTACAGGGAGGGATT CTACCTGTTCCCAGATGGGAGAGCTCAGAACCCGGACCTAACAGGACTGTGTGAGCCCTCACCACAGGACCACATCAAAGTCACCcag GAGCAGTACGAGCTCTACTGCGAGATGGGCTCCACCTTCCAGCTGTGTAAGATCTGCGCCGAGAACGACAAGGACGTGAAGATCGAGCCGTGCAGCCACCTCATGTGCACCTCCTGCCTCACGGCCTGGCAG gaGTCGGAGGGCCAGGGCTGCCCGTTCTGTCGCTGCGAGATCAAAGGGACCGAGCCCATCGTGGTGGACCCCTTCCACCCCAAAGCCGGCGGCAGCAGCGGGGCCTCCTTCGCAGGCTTCCAGATGCAGTACGGGGCGGAGTTTGCCGGAGCCGTCTCCCCCGGCAACGACGAGGAGGACGATGAGCGTCTGGAGGACCCCCACCTCATCATGAGCAGGCTGGCCTGCGCCAAG GTGGAgaggcccccctccccagtcactcccctgccccctgtgcccccccgcATGGATCTTGTACAACCGAGACCCCCGAGCTCTCCTGGAGCCCTGGGCCAGGGGGCCACGCCCAAG ATATCGGCGCCCCACCGAGAcaagcctctccctctgccccccgccCAGAGagaactcccccctcccccgccccccgagcgcccctcccctctgcccccccccgaGGCTCGGCTCCAGaggaggcccctcccctccacccccgccgAGCCCAGCTGGGCCTCCAACTACATGATCCCCCGGCCTGCAACCAAGGTGCTCCCGCTGCAGAGCAACGGCGACGTGGAGGCCGCCCGAGGGAAGCTGCCGGCCCAGAACGCCGCCAACGCCGTCTACTCCATCGCTATCCG GCCTCACCCAGCCCCTGTGGTGTCGAGCAGTGACAGGCCTGGGGCGAGCGAGGAGAACGAGTACAtgagccccacctctctccctgctggagcCCCCTGGGTAATGGCTGGTGCTGTCatacccccaccacctcctccccagaCCACCAACAACCACCATGACTCACG TTCtgtggtgtgtgatggagactggGAGGACCCCCAGGTGTACGAGTCCATGTGCAACATCCAGGCACAGGCTGGCGCAGCAGACGCCCTGCCACCACAAGCAGCagactcag ACCACCTGTACCTGCCCCCCGCAGTCCCCCCGCATTCCATGGTGGAAGCCGAGTCTGAAGACGTGTATGAGTACGACTACCCCCGACCCgtgctcccccccgcccccgccagaCGTGCGCTGTCTGACATcactggctcctcctccagcttcagCTGCCTGGCCCTGGACGGAGCCCCCCCCATAGAGCCCA CTATGTTTGTAGCAGGCCCGGAACCCGAGCGACCCCCCAAGCCTCTCCCTCGACGAGTCAACTCTGACCGAcggccccaccccctcaccccagaaGTCCCACGCGGCCCATCTCCAGGACGctcctctgtcccctccccGTGCCCCtccacctcgtcctcctcctcgtccctgggccccgccccagccctgcccatcAACGGGGAGATCGAGCGTCTGATGAGCCAGGGCTACTCCTTCCAGGACATCCAGAAGGCCCTGATGATAGCCCAGAACAACCTGGAGACGGCCAAGAACATCCTCCGAGAGTTTGTGTCCATCCCTTCCACGGCCCACATCCTTACGTAG
- the LOC136963051 gene encoding LOW QUALITY PROTEIN: cell surface glycoprotein MUC18-like (The sequence of the model RefSeq protein was modified relative to this genomic sequence to represent the inferred CDS: inserted 1 base in 1 codon), protein MAFPKNSFIWVALKIISLSCNVWAKVDVTMMENMEVSLGDSAEIPCQYSFSDHERPAIVLIQWFVKLQGSGGKRQRIFYGDDSQQMVDENTGYSGRITVAQDEQGSLLTIEDINLSDEREFFCQVNGIAAGNGEGKTYLRVFDPPESPVIEGVLDGISVTNDLPSKVASCEARNGFPRPNITWYRDNIPLVPAQGLVKIVTLVTRESNDFYSVQSELQYKVTKEDKDASFSCEVSFLVPGNVETARSREVNITVHYPTTVVELWKEXPQGLVKEGDTVELRCQGDGNPPSPLTFIREQGLDEVLDVTDDVLVLSGVTRADSGVYKCQTLNLDSVSEVSDDIQLTVHYLDPAVVVPKDSEIMYKGESLTATCNALSSLETSTVWLKNGHQVGLGHILLLQDATYDTAGEYVCEVTVPSLPGLHTTGSVHIIVQGAPQVKDADREEAMDEAVGKLVNLSCEAHGFPLPSITWHIPGNQFTEVLSRKTDHSAHSVVSFKVTSDIIALCNATSDMGTEMKSFSIKSIPMVTSTAPYSPAEGSGVIIVVIIICILLLAILVSVLYFLHKKGKIPCGRSGKQEITKENTTKDDIVVEMKTDAKTEEAVLLKGVNGDKKGPSDQYMDLRK, encoded by the exons TTTGGGCCAAGGTGGACGTGACCATGATGGAGAACATGGAGGTGTCCCTGGGCGACTCAGCAGAAATCCCTTGCCAGTACTCGTTCAGTGACCATGAGAGGCCTGCCATCGTCCTTATCCAGTGGTTTGTG AAGCTCCAAGGCAGTGGTGGCAAAAGACAGCGTATCTTCTACGGCGACGACAGCCAGCAGATGGTGGACGAGAACACGGGCTACTCCGGGCGCATCACGGTGGCTCAGGACGAGCAGGGCTCCCTGCTGACCATCGAGGACATCAACCTGTCCGACGAGAGGGAGTTTTTCTGCCAGGTCAACGGCATTGCCGCCGGCAACGGAGAGGGCAAGACTTACTTGAGGGTTTTCG ATCCACCAGAGTCTCCAGTGATTGAGGGAGTCCTTGATGGAATCTCTGTGACCAATGACCTGCCTTCAAAG gttgcATCCTGTGAGGCCAGGAATGGCTTTCCCCGACCCAACATCACCTGGTACCGTGACAACATCCCACTTGTTCCAGCACagggct tGGTTAAAATAGTGACTCTGGTTACCCGCGAGTCCAATGATTTCTACTCAGTCCAGAGTGAGCTGCAGTACAAAGTGACCAAAGAGGACAAGGACGCCTCATTCTCCTGCGAGGTCAGCTTCCTGGTTCCTGGCAATGTGGAAACAGCCAGGTCCAGGGAAGTCAACATCACTGTGCACT aCCCGACAACCGTGGTGGAGCTGTGGAAGG TCCCCCAGGGCCTGGTCAAAGAGGGGGACACTGTGGAGCTGCGTTGCCAGGGTGATGGCAACCCCCCATCACCCTTAACTTTCATCCGAGAACAA GGTCTTGATGAGGTGTTGGATGTCACTGATGACGTGCTGGTGCTGAGTGGGGTGACGCGTGCAGACAGCGGGGTGTACAAGTGTCAAACTCTGAACCTGGACTCTGTTTCGGAAGTTTCAGATGACATACAGCTCACGGTCCAct ACCTGGACCCAGCTGTGGTCGTGCCCAAAGACTCTGAGATCATGTATAAAGGAGAGAGCCTGACGGCTACCTGCAACGCCCTGTCCTCCCTGGAGACCTCCACTGTCTGGCTGAAG aatGGGCATCAGGTGGGCCTAGgtcacatcctcctcctgcaggatGCCACCTACGACACGGCGGGGGAGTACGTGTGTGAGGTGACCGTGCCCTCGCTGCCAGGCCTGCACACCACCGGCTCTGTACACATCATCGTCCAGG GGGCTCCTCAGGTGAAGGATGCCGACAGGGAGGAGGCGATGGACGAGGCTGTGGGGAAGCTGGTCAACCTGAGCTGTGAGGCCCACGGATTCCCTCTGCCCTCCATCACCTGGCACATCCCTGGCAACCAG TTCACGGAGGTGCTCTCCAGGAAGACGGACCACAGCGCTCACAGCGTGGTGTCTTTCAAAGTGACCTCTGACATCATAGCCCTGTGCAACGCCACCAGTGACATGGGCACCGAGATGAAGTCATTCAGCATCAAATCCA TTCCAATGGTCACATCAACTGCTCCCTACTCTCCTG cTGAGGGCAGTGGGGTGATCATCGTGGTCATCATCATCTGCATCCTGTTGCTGGCCATCCTGGTCAGTGTTCTGTACTTCCTCCACAAGAAGGGAAAGATCCCGTGTGGGCGCTCAGGCAAGCAGGAGAT CACCAAGGAGAACACCACCAAAGATGACATTGTCGTGGAGATGAAGACCGACGCCAAGACTGAGGAGGCCGTCCTGTTGAAGGGCGTCAACGGTGACAAGAAGGGTCCCAGCGACCAG TACATGGACCTGCGGAAGTGA